Below is a genomic region from Gadus macrocephalus chromosome 14, ASM3116895v1.
CTGCATGTTTTCTCTAGTGTCAGGGAGGCCAAACTCAATCCACCATCTACTGGTGGCGGTCGCCGATGCAGGAAAGAATCTCTTACAACGACTACGGCCGATCAGTAGTCAGGGGTCAAGCGAACCTCCTGCCACCGAGCAAAGCAACGCACATCTGTCCCCAGCTACGCACATCAATGCTGCGCCGCAACCGTAACGCCAGGAAGTCTCACAACGTTGTTGCCTCTAGCCACACATCCTGAGTGAGCAGCAGCCCATCAGAAGCCCACCGCAGGGTTCAAAAGTCACCCTCGCAGACGACGGCAAATAAACCTGCAATCGTTCGCTTATCACAGAAGCTTCCGGAAAAAAGTCGTAGTGCCACACAGCTTTGGCCAGTTCAGCCAGCCGATGCCTCGAAGCCATTGTGAGAGAGCGAATAATCttatccgggggggggggacttagAACCCTGCTGATAGTGCCTGAAGCAGAATAATGGAcaagagcagccttgtgttgttGAAGGACCGCTAATTAAAAGGTTGAACCGATATTGGATGCTTGGGGGATTTTTGTAAAAGTGATTGGAGTGGCAGGGTTTTTATGTACCAGTCCACACACTGATTGCACGCAGACTTCCTCTTTACATgtggcaggcacacacacacacacacacacacacacacacacacacacacacacacacacacacacacacacacacacacacacacacacacacacacacacacacacacacacacacacacacacacacacgtttccccTGACCTTCCTGTTTTATAACAGCCTGATGACAACCTGCTTATGCAGGCCGGCCATTAGCAGAGTGTAGTGACAGAGACGCAGGCCATAGACGGGGGGGTTTGGTGGGAGCTGGAATGGGCTAATGGGCGTCTATTGTCATAGCCGATGAACCTGCTCCACTGCCACTCACCATACTCCCTTCCTTCAGACAGATGGGCCCGGTACCAGGAGCGTTGCATCTTGAGAACGTCCTAGTAGAACAGTGGTCCCAACCTACTGTAGCCCCTGAGCCCATCTCCAGCTCTGAAAACATTTGCGGCCCCAAATGTTTTCAGAGCTGGAGATGGGCTCAGGGGCTAACATTTCGATCCACACAAATCGTAATTTTTACACAATCCAATGATACGCTAGTGATTTCGCTCGTGGCTGTGACCCCACATGCATCAGGGGACCCCCCCAGTTCtgaccaacacccccccccccccccaccccccggctAAGTGCAGCTGCACAAGAAAAAACAAGAGACCATCGTTTTTCCAACGTTCAAAAAGGCAAAAAATAGTTAACCGCACGACTCTTTCACTCCACGCAGCCAATCAAAAGAGGGCCAGCGCTTGTGTGCCCGTGTGCGGTGTCGTTTATTCAGCCCCTCTTAATGAGCGGCAGTCACAAAGTGCTGCATTGTGCAAAGAACAAAATGTATTTCTATataggagcgggggggggggggggggggggggggggggggggggagggagtgacggAGGAagacctccctcctccctgtgcTCCACCCTGAAGAAGATACAGGGGAGACATCACAGCACTTTGTTGTCCTTGGCTCCCCTGGCCTGGTGTGTGCATTCGTGCATACTTGAGACAAGCAAGTATGtccacagtcagtcagtcagtcagtcagtgagtgagacagagtgagataTCCAAGGTATTCAAATGTGCACGGCCTTATCACCACACAGCACGCCGTCAGGTAAATGACGCCGTCAGGTCGTTAGCGGCCGGGCGAACGGACACCGGCTCCGTCTCACACAGCGAGAGTCTTAATTACAAAGACAAAAAGCGAAGCGGGGTGAATCAGGGCCAAGTCTGAGAGACATCGGAACGATTAGCCACACTCGACAAGCTCATCACGGAACAACAAGTTGATGAATCCATTTGCGTGGTCGGACCCGATTCCCTGGGGAGGACGGAAAGGGCACGGGGCGGGACTGAAGCGGGAGGGAAACAAATAGGGGGCCTGCGCCAAATTGTTCATTACATGCTCAGCTGAAACACTGGAATCCTGCTCCCAGCAGCGACCTCATTCCATCCGAGGGCCTGCCGTCTCACCTCAGCTGATAGCCGAATTTCCCGAGTGCCTTCGAACAGCGAAAGCATTTCCCTGCAAGCGGTTTGAGtatctgtgcgcgtgtgtgggaaCCTTTGCCTGATTGCCACACAGGTCCCAGACTAGGGcgttgagggaggagggggggtggtttAATTGCTAAAAGCACTCATTCATCGAGTACCCATCGAACGTTCAGCCAGCCCCAGGTGATGGCCGCCATCAACCCCCTGTTGGAGTCGTCTCCTGCAGGCGACTATTCCACACCCGCAGGGCGTCAGACATCGGAAGAGCGGGAGCGAGCAGGACAGGGGCGCAGGGAGGAGCACTCAGGAGGGGCCGTGAGTCATGGAGCTTAACAGCAGCGCCGCTGCTGCTCCACCTCTGGGAAAAGTGGGGCTCCTCTGGGAACACGCCCGCCGGAATGCCCTCTGCCAGCTCACCGTTCCCTCACGTTACGTCACGCTCCCGCCGACATGCAAACCGGGAGAGTGACTTCTCGTCTCCAGTTTCCTATATAGTTAGGTGTGAGGCGGGggaattgtgtgtgcgtgcgtgcgtgcgtgtgtgtggttaaggGGTTGGTGGACTGCCATGATACAGAAAAATAGTAAAATGGAGAAAGCAAACGGCTTCTCCTAGCTCCACGCTTCGTTGCTTCATGGTCAGTAGTCGTCGACGGACTCGCGCACAAATGCGCTATAAGCTCACGGAGAGCAAAGCAGCTCAACTCAAGGTGTCAACATTGTaatgctcattaaaatgctttCGCTTGAGCTGCTTTCGGCGGCAAGTTGCTTTGACCAAGACTCCGATTCATTACAGAACTCGATACTTAGTCATAGTCGGCCCTTCAAATGAGCCGTCACCTAAAGAGTGAAATTGTATTTTAATGTGAAGCCTCTCATTAGAGAACTTCACCAGCAGCAGAATAAAGAGGTGGCTGCTATTAGGGAGAACCCCATCACAGGAACGGCAGCCAGCCAGGTCTAGAACAGAGTGCATGGAAATTATACCGAAACAGGAAATGACTGTCGCAGAACTTTAGCGGCCACTGGGATTGTGCTCCGAGATGAGAGGAGAAGTGCTACTTTTAATATTTTCGGCAGATGAGGAACGCAATGTCGTCagcacaaaccccccccccccccccccgtgggcaAACGTTCGTGATCATGAAGCATGCAGGCAGTCTTTTGTGAAAAAGCTATCTCTGGAAATTACCGGTCATTAAATCTAAATGTCACCGACGTAACTTGTTAGTTTGGAACAATGAGGAGCCCCAGCTGTCCAGAGGACTGAAGTGAAGAACAGCCAATCGCTGTCGAGGATGTAGCCACGGCAACGTCCCCAGTTGTTGACGTGGAGTAGATTTTGTCAGTACCCTCAGCTCACTCACTTTGAGTGTGATGGTAATTGATAGCGAGTGCTTTGGCTGACAGATACTCTCGTTCTCAGATGTTAATTGAGACTGAACCAAGACTACCCGACGTAAACAATGAAGGGTGTGTGAGGAGTCGTTAGAATAGGCTAgttgtccccacacacacacacacacacacacacacacacacacacacacacacacacacacacacacacacacacacacacacacacacacacacacacacacacacacacacacacacacacacacacacacacacacacacacgtttgttgtGCTGAAGCAGCAGACGGGCAGGTTTTTGTTTCCACGTCGAGACTCGACAGACCGTTGGCCAATAAATCCAAGCTCACTTGAGAACATTACACCACCGGTGGAAAGCAGCGTGTCAAAACACAAAAGTATTTCAACGTCACGTCTCCACGGAAAATACAAATCTCTGTCTGGAAATAAGTATGTAATAGGCAATGCATGGACAATGGTACAGTCAGCTACACCAAGGCACTAGTTTCCTTCCATGAAAAGGTGTTTTGGAGCAATGAAAATAGCACTTCATTTGCTTAAATTAATAGAAAGACTGTGTTTTAAAGGATTAGGTTAAATACAGTCCAGCACAGGTTGAGGACTCAAATTGAACACATTGTCATCAAAAATCTCCAGGTCTGCCCATTTACAGAAATCCTTTTTTCTTAAGGTGTCAGCGAACCACTGTGTCAGCTGGGATTCAAATACTATGGCGGTTCTAAAAAATGTTGTTTACGTTTTTTGTTCACATGCTCTTTTATATTTAGCCGAATGTCAACATAACAACCTACTGTAACTGTAGAGTAGTTGTGTTTGATAGACCAGTTCTTTAGATATGCACCAGGGACATTCCTACCCTGAGAAGGAGGTTAAATGGCACAAATAGTCACCTCAACCAACAAGTTGACAATGTCACAGGTTTGGAATAACTTCCAGGAGGCCTTGGTGTATGTAGCACTGCAGACAGACGAAGAGTAGCAGTCTTCTGAGAACGTTCCTTCGCTTCGCTATCACTTCGAACCACTGGAGCCTTGCCCACCGGATCAGCAATTTAATTACAACTCCTACTATGTGTTGGGAGGAGAGTCTTAAACAGCACACGCCCGCATACATGCAGGCGTGCggtcatcaacacacacacacagacacacacacacacaaacacaccactcCTCATCTCACCAAGGGATAAACAAACTCCCAACCACCATCATTGTTTGCGCTATACTTTTAATTGTCTCCATATGGTCTAATTTGTGTAAACTGAAAGAATTCATTTTGGATGCCTACCCTGCAATCTACAAGAAGCAGTGACCAAATTAAACCAGTGTACTGCAAACGAGTGAGGGTTTAACAGCAGCTGGGAGAAGGAGGCGGTGAGAGTCGACAGCAGAGCCCGAGGAGATACAGTGCACAAAGACTAGAGCACAAGGGACTGGCAATACAACGATCCCAACCTTATGTAGACCCTTGAGACGGATCAACGAGCACAGGTATGGAGAGAATACGGGCCAAACCGCATTCCCAAAATGGGAGAGAAAGCAAGAAATagagtgacacacagacacagagaaacacagggTGTCTATGTTGTCGGAgtttgggggggttgggggttcacACCAGTTAACACTGTTTCCGCGGAGAGACATACACCGCAGACTTCGGTCAAAGCAGGTGGGAGTTCCCCGCCCTGCAGTTCACCTGCTGCCCAGAGACATGATACATCtaggggtcacacacacacacacagacacacacacacacacacacacacacacacacacacacacgcacacacacacacacaaacacacagtccccCTGACAGACAAGCAAAAGCACCTCTCAAGGTCAAGCCTCCCGACCCCAACATGGATGAGCAGCACGCCCTTCGGGGATTCATTCTGCCTGCGCTGTATCCACTCTTTCCAAGGCCATCGTCACAGAGTGAGACCATGAGTTTGTTTGGGAACTGCTGGCtagagcggaggaggaggaggaggaggaggtgagcgtGAGACAATGGACTGTAGGAGCCTGAGATCTCCCTCCCACGTCTGCATTCACCCTCTGGGTCATTTCATGTAATCCTCCAACCAACCCCGTCCGGCCTCTCTTTCCCCATAGCAACAATAATGTGCAGCCTCGCTCGGAGAGCGCACAGAGCTCATAATCCACGGCTGGAATGAAGAGCCAGCCCTCTGTCTGCGACGGttggaggctgctgctgctgctgctgtcgtaGAGGGGTTGAtgtgtgactgtgagtgtgAGGCAGGGCTCCGCTCTTCAGCATTGCAGCAATGAACCGCAgtgctttttttcttcttcttttctcgCATCTCATTGTACAGGCAAACAGccgcattaacacacacacacagagagacagagagagagagaagcacacacacacacacacacacacacacacacacacacacacacacacacacacacacacacacacacacacacacacacacacacacacacacacacacacacacacacacacacacacacacacacacacagcctgttgCTATGACAACTATAGATTGCTGTGGCAACAACATCAGATACAAGGTACTGAGTCACTTCCTGTCTGGTTAAATCCTTCCTCTTTTACCCCTTATAATACGCGAGGCCAGGCCTTACAAGgaactgcacacacacgtgcaatcTCTTACACGTCACAtgcgtcgcacacacacacacacacacacgcacacaccgcggTAGGAACAGCGAGGGCCAGAGTGATCTGTCCGTTGCCATGTCTCATGCAGCTGTTTCACCACGGAGTACACATGTGCGGCTGCAACAGCTGGACACGCCAGAGCCATCACGTACTGCGGTTATGCAACGACCGGCCCATCCCGATACATCCACACTACAGTCGGGATAAGAGAGGATCCTCTGCCCTGTGGCAGAGGAGCCAGCAACCCCGCCCCCTCATCTGACTCCgtcgccctgtgtgtgtgtgtgtgtgtgtgtgtgtgtgtgtgtgtgtgtgtgtgtgtgtgtgtgtgtgtgtgtgtgtgtgtgtgtgtgtgtgtgtgtgtgtgtgtgtgtgtgtgtgtgtgtaacgggtACATGGACGAACTGATGCGTCTGTGGTCTGCGGGCGGCGGCCGTTTAGGAGGGCGTCGACAACCTGACGTGGAACGACACCCAGGCCGGCACCAgagctgtgtgagtgtgcgtgtgtgtgtgtgtgtgtgtgtgtgtgtgtgtgtgtgtgtgtgtgtgtgtgtgtgtgtgtgtgtgtgtgtgtgtgtgtgtgtgtgtgtgtgtgtgtgtgtgtgtgcgtgtcctacCTCTTGGCCTCTTCCAGGTGGCAGAGGTACTCGTAGGCCATGTTCTGCTGCCGCCTCTCGTCCATCTCCTCTGCAGTGAGACGCTCCACGCCATCCAATACAGCTGtagtacacgcacacaaagacacacacacacacacacacacacacacacacacacacagtttatatATGATTGATATGGAGGGCTTTGTCTTACAGATCTCTCTCCTTTCTCAGATTCTAATTGTGACTGCACCAAAACTGCGAGGAGTCGTTAGAAAAGAGAGTCGTCGAGTTGTTGTTATGATGTCCCccgtcttcacacacacacgcacacacacttatgtcTGGAACAGCAAATGCCCTCTGCATGGGAGTATGAGCAGgcctaacccccacccccaacccccccccccccccctctgataaTTAGCAGGGAATCACCGTGTGCATTCCTGACGCAGTCTCCCAAGTGAAGCTCCCCCAACTGTCTGGATGTTGCATAACCTGCCACAAGTCTTCGCACATCTCCTCCAACCCCTCGGAAATTCTCCCCCGTACGTTAGGCGGCCGCTACACTTTCATTTTTTTGCGACTCAGTTATGCACCAGTAGGCCCTCAGTGAGGGACCTCGAATGAATCGCTCACAGTAATTAATGCACAAGGCTGAATGGGGctggggagagaaaaaaaatgaaggaTAGTGTACCTACTAGCAGAGCTTAATTATGAATTCATTATTTAGAATCTCTGGGACCGTTTCACCGTTTTTAATATAATTGGAAGCCAATAGAGCTGTTATCCTCTTAAATTATGAAGAGGGGGATGGGGACATAGGGACGCAATATGAAGGGCTTTCCTTCATTTCTTGCCACATATTAAATGATGACCGATGCAGTACTGTAGAAATAAGACGGAACATTATAATTGACAATAatagtattatttattttttactagaATTAATAGACGCCATTACGAGCCTGTCACTTTAATAATCGGAATTACTATCACGCTTAAATGATTGGGACAGAAGACCATAGTTCTGGCTTTCTAGACAATGTGATTAAGGTAGAGATTAAGGGAGATGTTAAGGTTAAGAGAGGTTAGGTTTCACTGGGATATGGGAGGGCTGCCCTGGTGTACAGTCATTGAACCATCCAAACCCCTGACTTCTCAGAGAGACAACCTTTGGGTACAGCAAGACCATAATAAGTAACTAAAACTTTCTTGTCAAAAGTAGTCGAGTCTAAAGTTTGTAAATGAGTAACATGGAGGGCTGAGATACCTACTGCAGGCCTGCCTCATATTTCAGCAACAGTTATGAAAACACGGAAGTGAATGGTTCATGCCATGCCGAATTAAAATCGGATGAAACTTCTCCACAGTTAACAGACACAGGCCTACATGACACTCAAATACACTTTTAAGAGTCGCTGATCGTTTCGCAGGGAAAACCTTATCGTCAACCCAAACAGTATTCAGAAGTCCATTGAAGTCCAGAAGGTTGAAACTTTACTGCTCGGCATCTCAAGGAGAGAAAAGTTAAACTTACAGCCATATCTGGGCCGCAGCCCGTCCGCCTCGTCTGATGTGGACATCCTCTCCTGAGACGCGTTAAACTCCGCACTCCGCGGGGGGATCGATGCTACTTTTACGCAGCGTAAAGGAACACTTTTGGCTCACAGCACTTAGATGGGAAGGACCTTTCGGCCCTCTTGTTTCCTTTCTGTGCACACAGCTTGATTTGagcacttttttttcttcttcagacCTCACTGATGTCACTGGGTGTGTTCTTCCTAATCCTAAAGTATGCGTTTCAGAAAACACCCCTCGGCTGGGTCGCCCTGTCGGTGAAGCTGCAGACGCAGCGCCCTCTGCAGGCCGTTCTACTCCACTCCACCTGGTGTTCAGGTGGGGGATGACAATGGGGGAATTGTTTGGTGgcaaacaatgttttttttttcgtcaTCTATTGGATGTGTGGCAACTCAAAGAGTTTATTTGATGAATGAGGTCCTTATGAATTAAATCAAAAGAAGCTTCGTGCCCACGTTCCTACAATATGCCACATGAAGGCATTCAGGTGCGCTTCCACCCTCGCACGCACGGACgtgcgcacacgcgcgcacacactcacgcacacacagaattacacgcacatacactacATCCTGAGGTAGCCTATCGGAGGGAGACATGCCGAACGCGGTTTACAAGCCAAACGAGGTGAATCAATGGGCTGAAAGACATGAGAGGCGCTGCCACTCAACACCTGGTGCTGAGCGGCCGCACCCTCCAGAGACTGACCCCACCCTCCAGAGACTGACCCCACCCTCCAGAGACTGACCCCACCCTCCAGAGACTGACCCCACCCTCCAGAGACTGACCCCACCCTccagagactgactccaccctccagagactgactccaccctATTGGGACCACTGGCCGCATGCGTGGTTGGGGCGTAGCGCTTCAGGAATATGCTGCTCTCAAAAGCAACTATTATATCGATCCGTGTCCTGGTCATTTGGTTAATTCTGACATATTGGACCAAAATAATTATATCAAATAAAAAGGTTGTTTTATGAGGCTACTTTAATATGGAaactcgatgtgtgtgtgtgtgtgtgtgtgtgtgtgtgtgtgtgtgtgtgtgtgtgtgtgtgtgtgtgtgtgtgtgtgtgtgtgtgtgtgtgtgtgtgtgtgtgtgtgtgtgtgtgtgtgtgtgcgtgcgtgcgtgtgtgtgcgtgttggagacggagaggaagggTTGGTGTGTCTGGATGCTGCGGGTACCCCCATCACCGTCCAGCCACACACTAAAGACACACTCGGGGGCTTCTACATTTATACAGCTCGTTCCCACGGGCGGGGCTGCGAGTTTATATAAGAGAGGTGAAAGTCTGGTGGTCTTAGTTAGATCGTCTCTGAACCGGCGACCCTTTAAACCTCCTTTATtgactccgtctctctcttgaCGCACCGTGGCACCGGTGTGATGGACAACTCTGGCATGCTCCGTGGACTGCTCTGCCTTGGCCTCGTGGCCGTCCTCTGTCACGGACAGACGTCGCAAGAAGTTTCCTCTGAAGACTTTGGAGTAGACCGAAGCGAcgtgggagcagagagagatttTGTAAGTATGAGCTTGACCGTGATGGTGTGTTTTAATTAATAGTTAAAGCGGAGACAGCAAAAACTGTCTGAGAGTTGGAGCTCTGCTGTTGTTATAATCAGCCTTATTCAAACCATTCCTCGCCTCGTCTCACACCTGGCTCATCTTTAAGCTGTATGCACCCTAAGGGACCGCTGTTTCTCATCTCTTGGACACTTTCTGGAGCAGATCGAGGCGATGGAGCGCATTCTAGGGAAGATGCACGACCGCGTCTCGCCCCCAGAGAAGAGAGGCATCCAAATGGTAAATCCTTGTGTCTTACACAAGTGGAAACGCACAAGAAAACAACTTCTGGGAGCCAATTCTGGCAAAATTAGGTCCTTGTGTTTTTCCTGATGcatcattattcattatttgagCTATAGCTCATGCATGATCAGCTTTAGTCAAATAATGTAAACATGCTCGCCTACTTGAAAGTTGTGTTCCTTTTCCATCCACCTATCAGCCTATATTATGTGTtgaaccgctctctctctcttctgctctctccgtCGATATCTCTGCCTCTATAGAAGGTGATCtattaataaaataacattagaCATTAGACATATGCAAGATTTACAAAATAAAGGATTGTTTTATATCCAATGGACTAATTGCAAATATATTTCTTTAAATAGTAACATTATAACTAATGAAAAGTAGCCATAAACAATATATAGAATTGTGTAAGGCCAGAAATACTATATGCATAACGTGCGTATGATGTGCGTAACGTGCGTAATGTGCGTGTCTCCTCCTCGTGCCTCCTCCGTGCCGCCGTGACCTGGCAGTGCGGGATGGGCGACAGGTGTGCCATGAAATTCGGTCCCCGCATTGGGAAACTTTGTGACTGCGGCAGAGGGGCCAACTGCAACTCCTACCTCCTCAAGTGCATCTGAGCCACTCAACTCACACACGGAATCACCGCAAGCAACGGATCCGCAGCAGAGCATCCACAACCGGACCGCCAGTCCATCCATCACTATCCCCAtcacccccatctcccccctcgcCGGGGGGCCTCTGCAGCCGCCACGCGTCGCAATTACAGTTCACTACTATGTCTTTGTTAatgcgttgtgtgttgttacTCATCGACGTGTTTAAATGTGTATGGCTttgttgtcgtcgtcgtcgtcgtcgtcgtcgtcgtccccctttaAAAGCCATTGATTGTGCACATTTCTGATTGTTCATGTAGCATGTAAATTAGGATAAAAACATGAGGCCACGTTGCCTTACTTGAATTCCCTTCAGGTtgaactttttttatttatttaaaacaccATTATTCATTGTTGTTATAGGCCTGTAATGAAATGCTCGCTCTTTGATTTTTGGagtctttgaaaaaaataaagattaaaGTGAAAGTCAAAACACTCGTTATTTTTGCTAACACAATGAAGTCAATAAGGAGGCTGAGAAACGTTCAAGAATAACCATGGGCAAATTCAGCTGTTTTTAAGTCTgatataaaatagaaaagaatAGAATATAGAAAAGAAAAAGCTATCTTTCTGCTTAAAGGAACGTTATGTCGCCAGTTGAAAACATTACAAGGCAGCATACGACATTAATGCAGTAAAGACCGTATGGATTAACATAGGACACAAcatctttttctctttttgctTTGCAAAGTCAGGCATTACACAACTGTTGAGGAAGTTCTTAGTTTCTGAGTGCAATGTCAGCAGCTCATTGAATACACAGAATGAAAAGAATATTTTCAGGCAGTTTTTAATGTTCTGTTTACTAACAGACCAAACTCCACATACACCATACCTCCGTGGTTCCTGAAGATCTGGATCCTCTCCTGTCCCCTACCTGGCTCACAGACACTGTTAGCTGTTTATTTCCATACTGTGCAGCAAGCTGGAACCGCCAACTGTGACCCAAAGTGAAGCCATGGTTTCCAGCGTGGAGGTCTACATCTCTTTATAAACTAAAGGCCAATTCACAACATTTAAAAGCAGGGGGTAACctttatttaaatgtgtttCTCCAGAAAGCGAGCAATTGAAAAAACATAATCTGAGGTCCAGGTCTTTTATTATCGCTGCCATTAAAGCGAAGCACCTCATTTAAGAGCAGTCAATGAGCTATGTCTTCAGGGAGAGGGCCTGAGTGGCTATTCTACTTGTGGCCCATAGTAACCCTATGGTGCTTTCCCCGGTTTATTGCCTCAAACGTTTGGAAGGCAATAAAAGGAAGTCAATAGTGGGTCCTGAATTGACATTTTATggttgttggtttttttttgcAATGGATCCAAGATGCTAATATCGCAATATCATTAATACCAAAATCAAACTATAAGAGCAACACATTTGATTGCATATGTTGGCTTTgatcagaaaaaaatattatttgtgtgggttcactctctctcgctctctctctctctctctctctcgcagttctttctctctctctctctctctctctctctctctgtttctctctctctctctctctctctctctctctctctctctctcctctctctctctctctctctctctctctctctgtttctctctctctctctctctctctctctctctctctctgtttctctctctctctctctctccctctctctctctctctcctctctctctctctctccctctctctctctctctctctctctctctctctctctctctctctctctctctctctctctctctctctctctctctctctctctctgtttctctctctctctctctctctctctctctctctctctcctctctccctctccctctctctctctctctctctctctctctctctctctctctctctccccatccctctctctcaagaCTATCTGAGTGAGGGCTACAATAGAAGCTGACATGTAGTGGCAGCTGGGAC
It encodes:
- the cartl gene encoding cocaine- and amphetamine-regulated transcript-like, with translation MDNSGMLRGLLCLGLVAVLCHGQTSQEVSSEDFGVDRSDVGAERDFIEAMERILGKMHDRVSPPEKRGIQMCGMGDRCAMKFGPRIGKLCDCGRGANCNSYLLKCI